Proteins encoded in a region of the Streptomyces akebiae genome:
- a CDS encoding epoxide hydrolase family protein produces the protein MTKPTPDVRPLPTPYPRPHSEPTPRPFRIAIPQDRIDDLRRRLADTRWPDELPGVGWSRGVPTGYLKDLAEYWRTGFDWRAQEAAVNAYDQYTAEVDGQNVHFLHVRSPEAGATPLLLLHGWPGSVVDFLDVIGPLSDPRAHGGDPGDAFHLVIPSLPGFGLSTPLAGPGMDTARMATVFTGLMSRLGYERYGVQGYDTGSWIAPEMGKQTPERVVGVHVNGMIAFPVGADGEMDGLSKVEQRRWQTMQNFNDGYLQCNSKRPQTVAYGLTDSPVGQLAWIVEKFKELTDPEEGLPEDSVDRDRMLTNVSLYWFTGTAASAAQIYYEEISASSWGGAEGSWGGAEGSWGETEAWDKAEGWGETGGGAKVPTAVLVSARDVTVRRWAARDHDIVRWTELELGGHFLALEAPEALVADLREFFRELR, from the coding sequence ATGACGAAGCCGACACCCGATGTCCGTCCCCTGCCCACCCCCTACCCCCGCCCGCACTCCGAGCCCACACCCAGGCCGTTCCGGATCGCGATCCCGCAGGACCGTATCGACGATCTGCGCAGACGGCTGGCCGACACCCGCTGGCCCGACGAACTGCCCGGTGTGGGGTGGAGTCGGGGCGTGCCGACGGGCTATCTGAAGGACCTCGCCGAGTACTGGCGCACCGGCTTCGACTGGCGGGCGCAGGAGGCGGCGGTCAACGCGTACGACCAGTACACGGCGGAGGTCGACGGGCAGAATGTGCACTTCCTGCATGTGCGGTCGCCGGAGGCGGGCGCCACGCCGTTGCTGCTGCTGCACGGCTGGCCGGGCTCGGTGGTGGATTTCCTGGACGTCATCGGGCCGTTGTCCGATCCCCGGGCGCACGGCGGGGATCCGGGCGACGCGTTTCACCTGGTCATCCCGTCGCTGCCGGGCTTCGGACTCTCCACGCCGCTGGCCGGGCCCGGGATGGACACGGCCCGGATGGCCACGGTGTTCACGGGATTGATGTCCCGTCTGGGGTACGAGCGGTACGGGGTCCAGGGATACGACACCGGCTCGTGGATCGCGCCGGAGATGGGGAAGCAGACGCCGGAGCGGGTGGTCGGGGTCCACGTCAACGGCATGATCGCCTTCCCCGTGGGGGCGGACGGTGAGATGGACGGCCTCAGCAAGGTCGAGCAGCGGCGCTGGCAGACCATGCAGAACTTCAACGACGGCTATCTCCAGTGCAATTCCAAACGTCCGCAGACGGTGGCGTACGGACTCACGGACTCCCCCGTGGGGCAACTGGCCTGGATCGTGGAGAAGTTCAAGGAACTCACGGACCCCGAGGAGGGGCTGCCGGAGGACAGCGTCGACCGGGACCGGATGCTGACGAACGTCTCGCTGTACTGGTTCACCGGCACGGCCGCCTCGGCCGCGCAGATCTACTACGAGGAGATCTCCGCAAGTTCCTGGGGCGGCGCCGAGGGCTCGTGGGGCGGCGCGGAAGGTTCCTGGGGCGAGACCGAGGCTTGGGACAAGGCGGAGGGCTGGGGCGAGACCGGTGGAGGCGCGAAGGTACCCACCGCCGTGCTGGTCTCGGCGCGAGATGTGACGGTCCGGCGCTGGGCCGCGCGGGACCACGACATCGTTCGGTGGACCGAACTCGAACTCGGGGGCCACTTCCTCGCCCTGGAGGCCCCGGAGGCGCTCGTCGCGGACCTGCGGGAGTTCTTCCGCGAGCTGCGGTGA
- a CDS encoding DUF3017 domain-containing protein, whose amino-acid sequence MSRTTGTAGTAETAGSAAAEGAAEATEADGVVESDGSAEANKPAEAAGAPEAADAAKATDADKPADADKPADADKPAEADGAGEPGGAADEIEVRDHISVPDADGKPVRGTRRFPMFTKDTARPEGGGRAAPREAPAPVRQWPILAVLSTVGLGLLLTALDAFRVGTILIGVALLAGAALRWAVRDVGMLAVRSRFTDMATYIVLGTTIVLLALMAQPRPLLEIPFLKDTLHFTVGDEEAG is encoded by the coding sequence ATGTCGAGGACGACTGGGACCGCTGGGACCGCTGAAACCGCCGGGTCGGCTGCGGCGGAGGGGGCGGCCGAGGCCACCGAGGCTGACGGCGTTGTGGAGTCGGACGGGTCGGCTGAGGCGAACAAGCCGGCCGAGGCTGCCGGCGCCCCGGAAGCGGCCGACGCGGCCAAGGCGACCGACGCGGACAAGCCGGCCGACGCGGACAAGCCGGCCGACGCGGACAAGCCGGCCGAGGCTGACGGTGCCGGCGAGCCGGGCGGAGCCGCTGACGAGATCGAGGTGCGGGATCACATCAGCGTGCCCGATGCCGACGGGAAGCCCGTGCGCGGTACCCGGCGGTTCCCGATGTTCACCAAGGACACCGCCCGGCCCGAGGGCGGTGGCCGCGCCGCGCCGCGTGAGGCGCCCGCCCCCGTCCGGCAGTGGCCGATCCTCGCCGTGCTGAGCACCGTGGGCCTCGGGCTGCTGCTCACCGCGCTGGACGCGTTCCGGGTCGGCACCATCCTGATCGGCGTCGCGCTGCTCGCCGGCGCCGCGCTGCGCTGGGCCGTCCGGGACGTCGGCATGCTCGCCGTCCGCTCCCGTTTCACCGACATGGCCACGTACATCGTGCTCGGCACCACCATCGTGCTGCTCGCGCTGATGGCCCAGCCCAGGCCGTTGCTGGAGATCCCGTTCCTCAAGGACACGCTGCACTTCACGGTGGGCGACGAGGAGGCGGGCTGA
- a CDS encoding peptidoglycan-binding domain-containing protein, producing the protein MQLKARLLLAAVAVTASAGLALGTAAPLATAAEPHVVDGSGAAYNDWGDEGTLSVNSHSKSNATRLWQSVLYADGAKWKDSSGNLHTFTQWDIDGIFGWKTRSATKYWQAQEDLEDVDGIVGKETFGQADGFLDGPYDDGKVTYAGLSHEVNFKRLDGDYYVRIGSKWRVAAYDWRG; encoded by the coding sequence ATGCAACTCAAGGCCAGGCTGCTGCTCGCGGCCGTCGCCGTGACGGCCTCTGCCGGGCTCGCGCTCGGCACCGCCGCTCCGCTCGCCACGGCTGCCGAGCCGCACGTCGTCGACGGCTCCGGTGCCGCGTACAACGACTGGGGCGACGAGGGCACGCTGTCCGTCAACTCGCACTCCAAGAGCAACGCGACGCGGCTGTGGCAGAGCGTCCTGTACGCCGACGGCGCCAAGTGGAAGGACTCCAGCGGCAATCTGCACACCTTCACCCAGTGGGACATCGACGGGATCTTCGGCTGGAAGACCCGCTCGGCGACCAAGTACTGGCAGGCACAGGAAGACCTGGAGGACGTCGACGGGATCGTGGGCAAGGAGACCTTCGGTCAGGCCGACGGCTTCCTCGACGGGCCGTACGACGACGGCAAGGTGACGTACGCGGGCCTGTCGCACGAGGTGAACTTCAAGCGCCTCGACGGGGACTACTACGTCAGGATCGGCTCGAAGTGGAGGGTCGCCGCGTACGACTGGCGTGGCTGA
- a CDS encoding helix-turn-helix domain-containing protein — protein sequence MSAWQPLPDELPPEVQHFVEQLRLLKDRTGLSLVALGARTAYSKSSWQRYLNGTQPPPRQAVVALCRVAGEDAERFGALRELALRAWPRPAPQTVPPSQPSDPGAAGERAENAAEVYEDDPTLPWWDTPADEPAPRPPGRVALYAALAVLITLILVAAALMGAVTLS from the coding sequence ATGAGCGCCTGGCAGCCGCTGCCGGACGAACTCCCCCCGGAGGTACAGCATTTCGTCGAGCAGCTACGCCTGCTGAAGGACCGCACGGGACTGAGCCTCGTCGCGCTCGGCGCGCGCACCGCGTACAGCAAGTCCTCCTGGCAGCGGTACCTCAACGGCACGCAGCCCCCGCCCCGGCAGGCGGTCGTGGCCCTGTGCCGGGTCGCCGGGGAGGACGCCGAACGGTTCGGGGCGCTCCGGGAACTGGCCCTGCGGGCCTGGCCGCGCCCGGCCCCCCAGACGGTCCCGCCGTCCCAGCCGTCCGACCCCGGAGCGGCGGGGGAGCGGGCGGAGAACGCCGCGGAGGTGTACGAGGACGACCCCACGCTCCCCTGGTGGGACACCCCCGCCGACGAGCCGGCCCCTCGTCCGCCCGGACGCGTCGCCCTGTACGCCGCCCTCGCCGTCCTGATCACCCTGATCCTCGTCGCCGCCGCGCTGATGGGGGCCGTCACCCTGTCGTGA
- a CDS encoding helix-turn-helix transcriptional regulator yields the protein MLETSGRLLKLLALLQTHRDRDRSGAELAEQLGVSRRTLRRDIERLRDLGYPVHAARGAAGYRLGVGASLPPLLLDDEEAVAVVVGLRTAAEGTVTGIEEAALRALTKLEQVLPSRLRHRVTTLHHATDRAGAIPAPKVSPDTLMAIAEACRRHERLRFHYTSPHPSTPDPGAPEPSTPDSDPDPDPVSSTSTRPGPTQPRATPRVRTVEPHRLVSFDRHWYLVAWDMDRADWRTFRVDRLVPRTPTGPRFVPRALPHGDAATYLAHRLSSRAWPFRATVTLHESAASVGDRLWPGMGVLEPLDDDRCLLHLGAETPRDLAWMITSVDADFTLDTSAPPELADTLRAQAARSLAAIPHP from the coding sequence ATGCTGGAGACCTCCGGGCGACTGCTGAAACTGCTCGCCCTGCTGCAGACCCACCGTGACCGCGACCGCTCCGGCGCCGAACTCGCCGAGCAGCTCGGCGTCAGCCGACGCACCCTGCGCCGGGACATCGAGCGACTGCGCGACCTCGGCTACCCCGTGCACGCCGCCCGGGGCGCCGCCGGTTACCGGCTCGGCGTCGGCGCGAGCCTGCCGCCCCTGCTGCTCGACGACGAGGAAGCCGTGGCGGTCGTGGTGGGACTGCGCACCGCCGCCGAGGGCACGGTCACCGGCATCGAGGAGGCCGCGCTGCGCGCCCTCACCAAACTGGAGCAAGTGCTGCCGTCCCGGCTGCGGCACCGGGTGACGACCCTGCACCACGCCACCGACCGAGCGGGAGCGATTCCGGCCCCCAAGGTCTCGCCGGACACCCTCATGGCCATCGCCGAAGCCTGCCGCCGCCACGAACGCCTTCGCTTCCACTACACCAGCCCGCACCCCTCCACCCCCGATCCCGGCGCTCCTGAACCCTCCACCCCCGATTCCGATCCCGATCCCGATCCCGTCTCCTCCACCTCGACCCGGCCCGGCCCCACCCAGCCTCGAGCCACCCCCCGCGTCCGCACCGTCGAGCCGCACAGGCTCGTCAGCTTCGACCGGCACTGGTATCTCGTCGCCTGGGACATGGACCGCGCGGACTGGCGCACCTTCCGGGTCGACCGCCTCGTGCCGCGCACACCGACCGGACCACGCTTCGTCCCGCGCGCACTTCCCCACGGCGACGCGGCGACCTATCTCGCGCACCGTCTCTCGTCCAGGGCCTGGCCCTTCCGGGCCACCGTCACCCTGCACGAGTCGGCTGCGTCGGTCGGTGACCGGCTCTGGCCCGGCATGGGAGTGCTCGAACCCCTCGACGACGACCGCTGTCTGCTGCACCTGGGCGCCGAGACGCCGCGCGACCTCGCCTGGATGATCACTTCGGTGGACGCCGACTTCACTCTGGACACATCGGCCCCACCCGAACTCGCCGACACCCTGCGCGCCCAAGCCGCCCGCTCGCTGGCGGCGATCCCCCACCCCTAG
- a CDS encoding helix-turn-helix domain-containing protein: MPRWRALPDELDPQVREFAGQLRRLVDRSGLSIAAVADRTGYSKTSWERYLNGRLLAPKGAIVALAEVTGTDPVHLATMWELAERAWSRSEMRHDMTMEAIRISQARAALGETGGQSTVKGGGGNGRAGRSATAIPGVAGPAGVSPTVPPQPRSPSDRVPRSPYGGSNAPSTSSPSAPSSPSVSSSASPYGGIGGAGAVAGGASRISWGATPSSSPPSPSASSSSASSPSGLVGGRGSSVSSGAASGSASASSASSASSRIPAGASGSGGAQAAGAAAGPAGVFGPPPSGGGRPDGGDSQPRRRVTMFLAGAVGALVVIAAAFLLTNGDGKDQAGDKPPTSPSTSIGANPDLPAGVKCSGKACDGKDPETMGCIGNLVRTTDEVTIGATRVEVRYSKACQAAWARITGATQGDEVQVAVGKAKQTAAIEAAGDNIAYTQMVAVKDAGEATACATLASGQKGCT; this comes from the coding sequence ATGCCTCGTTGGAGGGCCTTGCCGGATGAACTCGATCCACAGGTCAGGGAGTTCGCGGGCCAGCTCCGCCGGCTCGTCGACCGCAGTGGGCTGAGCATCGCAGCGGTGGCCGACCGCACGGGCTACAGCAAGACGTCCTGGGAGCGGTATCTCAACGGCAGACTGCTCGCGCCGAAAGGCGCGATCGTCGCGTTGGCCGAGGTGACCGGTACCGATCCCGTCCATCTGGCCACCATGTGGGAGCTGGCCGAGCGTGCCTGGAGCCGTTCGGAGATGCGCCACGACATGACCATGGAAGCGATCCGTATCTCGCAGGCCCGCGCGGCTCTCGGCGAGACGGGGGGCCAGTCCACCGTCAAGGGCGGAGGGGGGAACGGCCGAGCGGGCCGCAGCGCCACCGCGATTCCGGGCGTGGCGGGTCCGGCCGGCGTCTCGCCGACCGTCCCGCCGCAGCCGCGCTCCCCGAGCGACCGCGTTCCGCGCTCGCCGTACGGGGGTTCGAACGCGCCGTCCACCTCGTCGCCGTCCGCTCCCTCCTCCCCCTCCGTGTCCTCCTCCGCGTCGCCGTACGGCGGAATCGGCGGGGCCGGGGCGGTCGCCGGGGGCGCGTCGCGCATCAGCTGGGGAGCCACGCCGTCGTCGTCCCCGCCCTCCCCGTCGGCCTCCTCGTCCTCGGCGTCCTCGCCGTCGGGCCTGGTCGGAGGGCGAGGGTCGTCGGTCTCGTCCGGGGCTGCCTCAGGGTCCGCCTCGGCGTCGTCGGCGTCGTCGGCGTCGTCCCGGATCCCGGCCGGCGCCTCGGGTTCCGGTGGTGCCCAGGCCGCCGGTGCCGCCGCAGGTCCCGCCGGTGTCTTCGGGCCGCCTCCGAGCGGCGGCGGCCGTCCCGACGGCGGCGACTCCCAGCCGAGGCGGCGCGTGACGATGTTCCTCGCCGGAGCCGTCGGCGCGCTCGTCGTGATCGCGGCGGCGTTCCTCCTCACCAACGGTGACGGCAAGGACCAGGCGGGGGACAAGCCGCCGACCTCACCGTCGACCTCGATCGGCGCGAACCCCGACCTGCCGGCCGGCGTGAAGTGCAGCGGCAAGGCCTGCGACGGCAAGGACCCCGAGACCATGGGGTGCATCGGCAACCTCGTCCGGACCACCGACGAGGTCACGATCGGCGCGACCCGGGTCGAGGTCCGCTACAGCAAGGCCTGCCAGGCCGCCTGGGCGCGCATCACCGGCGCCACCCAGGGCGACGAGGTCCAGGTCGCGGTCGGAAAGGCCAAGCAGACCGCCGCCATCGAGGCCGCCGGGGACAACATCGCCTACACGCAGATGGTCGCCGTCAAGGACGCGGGCGAGGCCACGGCGTGCGCGACGCTGGCGTCGGGGCAGAAGGGCTGCACGTGA
- a CDS encoding glutathionylspermidine synthase family protein — protein sequence MERRTIEPRPGWQETVEEQGLIYPLTRHPDGSLRPYWDESAYYVFSLPEVEALEEVVEELHGMCLAAAEHIVAEDRFADLGITDPRLAGLVAEAWRRRAELPSLYGRFDLRYDGTGPAKMLEYNADTPTSLVEAASPQWFWMEERFPGADQWNSLHERLIDAWKKQSPLLPPGSPLYFAHSAGDELGEDLMTVAYLKETAEQAGLATDWISMEDIGWDRLSERFVDKKLRFIRSIFKLYPWEWLTTDRFASHVLATLDNGGGTGTTMWIEPAWKMLLSNKALLAVLWELYPGHPNLLPAYLDGPRELAATTGYVAKPLLGREGAGVTLHDPGTAPALREEPCCYQELAPLPTFDDNHVVLGAWVVENESAGLGIRESSGLVTDEYARFLPHVIV from the coding sequence ATGGAACGCCGCACCATCGAACCCCGGCCCGGCTGGCAGGAGACCGTCGAGGAACAGGGGCTCATCTACCCGCTGACCCGCCACCCCGACGGTTCCCTGCGCCCCTACTGGGACGAGAGCGCGTACTACGTCTTCTCGCTCCCCGAGGTCGAGGCGCTGGAGGAGGTCGTCGAGGAACTGCACGGCATGTGCCTCGCCGCCGCCGAGCACATCGTGGCCGAGGACCGCTTCGCCGATCTCGGCATCACCGACCCGCGTCTCGCCGGCCTCGTCGCCGAGGCGTGGCGCCGACGGGCCGAACTGCCGTCCCTCTACGGCCGCTTCGACCTCCGCTACGACGGGACCGGCCCGGCCAAGATGCTGGAGTACAACGCCGACACCCCGACCTCGCTCGTCGAGGCGGCCAGCCCTCAGTGGTTCTGGATGGAGGAACGCTTCCCGGGCGCCGACCAGTGGAACTCCCTCCACGAGCGCCTCATCGATGCCTGGAAGAAGCAGTCCCCCCTCCTGCCGCCGGGCAGCCCCCTCTACTTCGCGCACTCCGCCGGCGACGAACTCGGCGAGGACCTGATGACGGTCGCCTATCTGAAGGAGACCGCAGAACAGGCCGGGCTCGCCACCGACTGGATCTCCATGGAGGACATCGGCTGGGACCGCCTCTCCGAACGCTTCGTCGACAAGAAGCTCCGCTTCATCCGCAGCATCTTCAAGCTGTACCCCTGGGAGTGGCTCACCACCGACCGCTTCGCCTCCCATGTCCTCGCCACCCTCGACAACGGCGGCGGCACCGGGACCACGATGTGGATCGAGCCCGCCTGGAAGATGCTCCTCAGCAACAAGGCCCTCCTCGCCGTCCTCTGGGAGCTGTACCCCGGCCACCCCAACCTCCTCCCCGCCTATCTCGACGGCCCCCGCGAACTGGCCGCCACCACCGGCTACGTCGCCAAACCACTCCTGGGCCGCGAGGGCGCCGGTGTCACCCTCCATGACCCGGGCACCGCCCCCGCACTCCGCGAAGAGCCGTGCTGCTACCAGGAGTTGGCCCCCCTGCCCACCTTCGACGACAACCACGTCGTCCTCGGCGCCTGGGTCGTCGAGAACGAGTCCGCGGGCCTCGGCATCCGAGAGTCCTCGGGCCTGGTCACGGACGAGTACGCACGCTTCCTCCCGCATGTGATCGTCTGA
- a CDS encoding malate dehydrogenase — translation MTRTPVNVTVTGAAGQIGYALLFRIASGQLLGADVPVKLRLLEITPALKAAEGTAMELDDCAFPLLQGIDITDDPNVAFDGANVGLLVGARPRTKGMERGDLLEANGGIFKPQGKAINDHAADDIKVLVVGNPANTNALIAQAAAPDVPAERFTAMTRLDHNRALTQLSKKTGVPVSEIKKLTIWGNHSATQYPDIFHATVAGKNAAEVVGDEKWLADDFIPTVAKRGAAIIEARGASSAASAANAAIDHIYTWVNGTAEGDWASMGIPSDGSYGVAEGLISSFPVTVKDGKYEIVQGLEINDFSRARIDASVQELAEEREAVRALGLL, via the coding sequence ATGACCCGCACTCCCGTGAACGTCACCGTCACCGGCGCGGCCGGCCAGATCGGTTACGCCCTGCTCTTCCGCATCGCCTCCGGCCAGCTGCTCGGCGCGGACGTGCCCGTCAAGCTCCGCCTCCTGGAGATCACACCGGCGCTCAAGGCCGCCGAGGGCACCGCCATGGAACTCGACGACTGCGCCTTCCCGCTCCTTCAGGGCATCGACATCACGGACGACCCGAACGTGGCCTTCGACGGCGCCAACGTCGGTCTGCTCGTCGGCGCCCGCCCCCGCACCAAGGGCATGGAGCGCGGCGACCTGCTGGAGGCCAACGGCGGCATCTTCAAGCCGCAGGGCAAGGCCATCAACGACCACGCGGCTGACGACATCAAGGTCCTCGTCGTCGGCAACCCGGCCAACACCAACGCCCTCATCGCCCAGGCCGCCGCGCCTGACGTCCCGGCCGAGCGCTTCACCGCGATGACCCGCCTGGACCACAACCGCGCGCTGACCCAGCTGTCGAAGAAGACGGGCGTCCCGGTCTCCGAGATCAAGAAGCTCACGATCTGGGGCAACCACTCCGCGACCCAGTACCCGGACATCTTCCACGCCACGGTCGCCGGCAAGAACGCCGCCGAGGTCGTGGGCGACGAGAAGTGGCTCGCCGACGACTTCATCCCGACCGTCGCCAAGCGCGGCGCCGCCATCATCGAGGCCCGTGGCGCCTCGTCGGCCGCGTCCGCCGCCAACGCCGCCATCGACCACATCTACACCTGGGTCAACGGCACCGCCGAGGGCGACTGGGCCTCCATGGGCATCCCGTCCGACGGTTCCTACGGTGTGGCCGAGGGCCTCATCTCCTCCTTCCCGGTCACCGTGAAGGACGGCAAGTACGAGATCGTCCAGGGCCTGGAGATCAACGACTTCTCCCGCGCCCGTATCGACGCCTCGGTCCAGGAGCTGGCGGAGGAGCGCGAGGCGGTCCGCGCGCTCGGCCTCCTCTGA
- a CDS encoding glycine hydroxymethyltransferase: MSAEPLSPESTAFRAALDVIRAVEPRVADAIGQEVTDQREMLKLIASENYASPATLLAMGNWFSDKYAEGTVGRRFYAGCRNVDTVESLAAEHAKELFGARHAYVQPHSGIDANLVAFWSVLADRVEVPFLEKAGARQVNDLSDADWAELRQAFGNQRMLGMSLDAGGHLTHGFRPNISGKMFDQRSYGTDPATGLIDYEALRTSARDFKPLIIVAGYSAYPRLVNFRIMREIADEVGATLMVDMAHFAGLVAGKVLTGDFDPVPHAQIVTTTTHKSLRGPRGGTVLCDDSLKDQVDRGCPMVLGGPLPHVMAAKAVALAEARQPAFQDYAQRIVDNSRALAEGLMRRGATLVTGGTDNHLNLIDVATSYGLTGRQAEAALLDSGIVTNRNAIPADPNGAWYTSGIRIGTPALTTRGLGTAEMDEVAGLIDRVLTTTEAGTTKSGAPSKAQHVLDAKVADEISRRATDLVAGFPLYPEIDLG; the protein is encoded by the coding sequence ATGTCAGCCGAGCCCCTCTCCCCCGAGTCCACCGCCTTCCGTGCCGCCCTCGATGTGATCCGCGCCGTCGAGCCGCGGGTGGCCGACGCCATCGGCCAGGAGGTCACCGACCAGCGCGAGATGCTCAAGCTGATCGCCTCCGAGAACTACGCCTCCCCGGCCACCCTCCTGGCCATGGGCAACTGGTTCAGCGACAAGTACGCCGAGGGCACCGTCGGCCGCCGCTTCTACGCTGGCTGCCGCAACGTCGACACCGTCGAGTCCCTCGCCGCCGAGCACGCCAAGGAACTCTTCGGCGCCCGCCACGCCTACGTCCAGCCGCACTCCGGCATCGACGCCAACCTGGTCGCCTTCTGGTCCGTCCTCGCCGACCGCGTCGAGGTCCCCTTCCTGGAGAAGGCCGGCGCCCGCCAGGTCAACGACCTCTCCGACGCCGACTGGGCCGAACTCCGCCAGGCCTTCGGCAACCAGCGCATGCTCGGCATGTCCCTGGACGCCGGCGGCCACCTCACCCACGGCTTCCGCCCGAACATCTCCGGCAAGATGTTCGACCAGCGCTCCTACGGCACCGACCCCGCCACCGGCCTCATCGACTACGAGGCCCTGCGCACCTCCGCTCGTGACTTCAAGCCGCTGATCATCGTCGCCGGGTACTCCGCCTACCCCCGTCTGGTGAACTTCCGGATCATGCGCGAGATCGCCGACGAGGTCGGCGCCACGCTCATGGTGGACATGGCGCACTTCGCGGGCCTCGTCGCCGGCAAGGTCCTCACCGGCGACTTCGACCCCGTACCGCACGCCCAGATCGTCACCACGACCACCCACAAGTCGCTGCGCGGCCCGCGCGGCGGCACGGTCCTGTGCGACGACTCCCTCAAGGACCAGGTCGACCGGGGCTGCCCGATGGTCCTCGGCGGCCCCCTGCCGCACGTCATGGCTGCCAAAGCCGTCGCCCTCGCCGAGGCCCGTCAGCCCGCCTTCCAGGACTACGCCCAGCGCATCGTCGACAACTCCCGCGCCCTCGCCGAGGGCCTGATGCGCCGTGGTGCCACCCTGGTCACCGGCGGCACCGACAACCACCTCAACCTGATCGACGTCGCCACCTCCTACGGTCTCACCGGCCGCCAGGCCGAGGCCGCGCTGCTCGACTCCGGCATCGTCACCAACCGCAACGCCATCCCGGCCGACCCGAACGGCGCCTGGTACACCTCCGGCATCCGCATCGGCACGCCCGCGCTGACGACGCGGGGGCTGGGCACCGCCGAGATGGACGAGGTCGCCGGCCTCATCGACCGCGTCCTCACCACCACCGAGGCCGGCACCACCAAGTCGGGCGCCCCCTCCAAGGCCCAGCACGTCCTCGACGCGAAGGTCGCCGACGAGATCTCCCGTCGTGCCACCGACCTCGTCGCCGGCTTCCCGCTGTACCCGGAGATCGACCTCGGCTGA
- a CDS encoding helix-turn-helix domain-containing GNAT family N-acetyltransferase: METRHEGQSAPVAARDVRSLRRFNRYFTRRIGALDDHYLGQDRPLGEARLLFEIGESNRGREGTALRELRTRLGLDAGYLSRMVKALEGQGLVRVGVDGEDSRVRVAALTPAGRSEVAEQNRRADALAEGLLRGLTPAQRGELTDALGAARRLLRLAAIRVEAVDGGSAVARACLDAYAADIDQRFPEGYDPATLVPSHEVSGDSGAFLVAYEEELAVGCGALRTLDAGARVGEIKHVWVHPDARRLGLARRLLGELEREAAERGLGVVRLDTHAALTEAQAMYRACGYTEIPRYNDDVYGAHFFEKRLPPARRP; the protein is encoded by the coding sequence ATGGAGACCCGGCACGAGGGACAGTCCGCACCGGTGGCCGCGCGGGACGTACGGAGCCTGCGGCGGTTCAACCGGTACTTCACGCGCCGTATCGGGGCGCTGGACGATCACTACCTCGGGCAGGACCGGCCGCTCGGCGAGGCCCGGCTGCTCTTCGAGATCGGCGAGTCCAACCGGGGCCGCGAGGGCACCGCGCTGCGGGAGCTGCGGACCCGACTCGGGCTGGACGCCGGGTATCTGAGCCGGATGGTCAAGGCGTTGGAGGGTCAGGGGCTGGTCCGGGTCGGGGTGGACGGCGAGGACAGCCGGGTGCGGGTCGCCGCGCTGACACCGGCGGGGCGGTCCGAGGTCGCCGAGCAGAACCGGCGGGCCGACGCCCTGGCCGAGGGGCTGCTGCGCGGGCTGACTCCGGCGCAGCGGGGCGAGTTGACCGATGCGCTGGGTGCCGCGCGGCGGCTGCTGCGGCTCGCCGCGATCCGGGTCGAGGCCGTGGACGGCGGCTCGGCCGTCGCCCGCGCCTGCCTGGACGCCTACGCCGCCGACATCGACCAGCGGTTCCCCGAGGGGTACGACCCGGCCACCCTCGTGCCGTCCCATGAGGTCTCGGGGGACTCGGGGGCCTTCCTCGTCGCCTACGAGGAGGAGTTGGCCGTGGGGTGCGGGGCGCTGCGCACGCTCGACGCCGGGGCGCGGGTCGGGGAGATCAAGCACGTGTGGGTGCATCCCGACGCGCGACGACTCGGGCTCGCCCGACGGCTGCTCGGCGAGTTGGAGCGGGAGGCCGCCGAGCGCGGTCTCGGCGTCGTACGGCTCGATACGCATGCCGCGTTGACGGAGGCGCAGGCGATGTACCGGGCGTGCGGTTACACGGAGATCCCCCGGTACAACGACGACGTGTACGGGGCTCACTTCTTCGAGAAGAGGCTCCCGCCGGCCCGCCGACCGTGA